A genomic window from Elaeis guineensis isolate ETL-2024a chromosome 3, EG11, whole genome shotgun sequence includes:
- the LOC140856576 gene encoding uncharacterized protein has translation MTSLVLWYGCQRKGKSSEQNVSRKHQGDIHVNRPDNFTHLTYCQRNAKPWPENRKLRVNANEIVSTIKGVMQVNTSCFVKHVQVVFPFLSQFLMQHDPFGCMVQQLIEGAVLWTPLLEESTIISDNFLAK, from the exons ATGACATCACTCGTTCTCTGGTATGGATGCCAAAGAAAGGGAAAAAGTAGTGAGCAAAATGTTTCCAG AAAACATCAAGGGGACATACATGTAAATCGTCCTGATAATTTCACTCATTTAACCTATTGTCAAAGAAATGCCAAGCCATGGCCGGAGAATCGAAAATTACGTGTTAATGCCAATGAAATAGTCAGTACCATCAAGGGAGTTATGCAGGTGAATACTTCGTGCTTTGTAAAGCATGTGCAAGTTGTTTTCCCTTTCTTATCTCAGTTTCTCATGCAGCACGATCCCTTTGGTTGTATGGTCCAGCAATTAATAGAAGGAGCAGTGTTATGGACACCTCTCCTGGAAGAATCCACAATCATTTCTGATAACTTTTTGGCTAAATAA